The following nucleotide sequence is from Coffea eugenioides isolate CCC68of chromosome 10, Ceug_1.0, whole genome shotgun sequence.
TTCTGAAATGAAGAAGTTAACAGGACATTATACATCTAATGTCATAATCACAAGTAGCCATAAGAATTTTCGTTTTGTCCATGCCCTAGGCATCTGATAATGAAACACTAAACGTAATTTGGAGCCATGCTTGTCTTACTGAAATAGTTTATTTCTTTCATCTATACACCAAAACAATAGGATGATATGTATCTTTGTTTGTTTACATCATCAAGAAGTTCAAGTATAataggaaaattaaagaaagaatAAATCAAACAGCCTCAATTCAATTGAAGCTCTTTGTTTCTATTAGGTTATTCTCTTGCTGCACTGTTACTCTGCTTACACGAAACCTTGGCATGAGGGCTTTCCTCAAGTTCTTTCTTGCTTCCATATTCAAGCTCTTTGCATTCCCTATACAACAAATGCATGCAGAAATTCCTTTACTACAAAATTGTGCTTGCGTTTGAGTCAGCTGGCAGAAATGCTAACAAGTTCGTCCTCCCTTTTCTTGGCTAAACTATCTTTTCAAAGCGCCACTGCCACTACCAGCAAGTTTTGAAAGGAGGAGCATGCAAGCAGAAGAAGTAAATACAGCGCCAGCAAAGCAAGCAAGGTCAAAACCAGTAACCAAAGGTATTGTCTTGAACTTCTCCAGCACTCCCACTTGAAGCATCATTATGACAGCTTGCCCGATTTTCGACTTGGCTTGCATTATTGTGTGAATTCCAACTCTTGATGGAACTGCCTGAtcaaccaaaaatcaacaaTCATCTACGTATCAGAAGCTGTACACTCTTCCACATATACACCTGGCTGCTTGTATTAAGTTTGTTCGTTTATTCTGTTTTGTATCATGATATGTAAGTTTTACCTTTGTTGAGGTTGATAGATGGAGAAACCGTGACAATTTGCCTGCAAGACCAGATGATCCTACAAACATGACATGCATCTCCATTCCGAATAAAAGCATTGTAATTGCAACCAGAAACATGTCTGCAGAGAATTTCAGTTACGAGACAGTATATCTCCTTCATAGCTAGTTCGTTGTGATTAATGCAgaaacgaaaaaggaaaaccagAAAGCTATAAAAAGTACAGCTCATAGGGCAACAGTCTATAGAGTTTATACCGATCGCTTCAATTAAGAGGTGGACAAGATGTTCTTGCTCTGACCCTTGAGACAGGGAATGAAAATATTGCAAATATGATTCCAATATCAAGGAGAATCCCTGCAAGTGTTGCTATAACTTCTAAGATTCGTATTTATATTTTCGTAACCTGGAGAAGAAACAGTACTTATGGGTTTGAAGAGAATCATGAGAACGTTTTAAGTACCTCGACAAAGCATAATCCTGAACCAAGTAAAGATCCTCCAACAGCAAACATTGCAAAGAATCTGCAATCCATTATCACCTGCAGAAGTAGGATTCTTTTTGATATATACCGAAAATTCTAATGACTTCTTAACAGTGAATATTCTTTTCTTGTATCATCAATTTCTAAATCCTATATATACACTACAATCAGAAGTATATCTTTTTCAAGGTATGAGATCAAATACCTTTTCCAGGAACATCTGCATATGTAACTTCCAAGGTgttcttttattaaaaaaagcCAATCTCCTAAGCTGTAGAACTACAAATTGAGCAACATCTGTAAGAAATTGAGCCAAGTCAACCCACATGTCCGTCTTTGGTTTGGAAGTGACAAGGCACCCTGAAGATGAAACGGACACCTTTACTTCCTTGGGAGCCCTTTCACCATGACCAGAAGGCGGCCCAGTGGAAAGCCAATTCTCTGTACTTAAGCCACCGCTGCTGCCAAGACACGTTGCTTTGACAGACCTAGTAGACACCATTGATGAAAATTTGCTGTTATTCGAAGACGAAGAAGAAGGATAGCAAGGCAGACCAAGGGGTCTGGACATTCTGAATAATGTAGCGGATGCCATTATGTTGTGTAGGTTAGAATACAAAGGCAGCTGTACGATCTATATCTCTGGTCTGATAGTTTTCCTTGTACTATTGGTGGAGGAGGGGATTTATATAGTTTCATGTATATAACTGGGGGGATGTGGTAGACACGGAAAGAAGAAGATTCGGAGCATCTTAGCCAAACTTGTCTCCATGCAGGATGAGCTTTTGCTTTGTTTCTTCACTTTTCTTGCAGAGTTAAGTCTTTTTTCCTCCACCACCCCCCCCTTCCCGTGATTCTTTTAGTTTTCTACCCATTCATACATGGACAATTCTTCAAACTTACCTTGACCATAACCAAAAGAGTGTTACGTTTGCGTCACAATTCCAGTATGGCATTTTAAACTATagcaaaattttataatttgACATTGTAAAACTATTTCTTAACCGTATATGTACATTTACAAGAGGTAAAAATGATCTGAACTATGAGAAATGCatgataattttatgagtaCTTAATTATAACCAAAAGAATGTCACTTTTGCATCACAATTCCAATATGGCATTTCAATTGTAAGACGGAAGGAAAAAAACAAATGCATGATAGTAAATGACAAGGAAAATCTTACAATGAAGGGAAAAAATTACATTTTCTAGTTTAATAATAGCAATCAAGAGTTTTATTTATGTCATGACTAGGATATCTTTAACAATTTATATGCTTGCAATGCATTGCATTTCAATGTACATCTACACCACGGTGAGAAAAGTTCCCAAGATCC
It contains:
- the LOC113750196 gene encoding uncharacterized protein LOC113750196; this translates as MASATLFRMSRPLGLPCYPSSSSSNNSKFSSMVSTRSVKATCLGSSGGLSTENWLSTGPPSGHGERAPKEVKVSVSSSGCLVTSKPKTDMWVDLAQFLTDVAQFVVLQLRRLAFFNKRTPWKLHMQMFLEKVIMDCRFFAMFAVGGSLLGSGLCFVEGFSLILESYLQYFHSLSQGSEQEHLVHLLIEAIDMFLVAITMLLFGMEMHVMFVGSSGLAGKLSRFLHLSTSTKAVPSRVGIHTIMQAKSKIGQAVIMMLQVGVLEKFKTIPLVTGFDLACFAGAVFTSSACMLLLSKLAGSGSGALKR